A region of the Kribbella sp. NBC_01245 genome:
GAACTCGTCGTTGATCCGTTTGAAGTGATCCAGGTCGAGCAGCAACAGCCCGACGGTATTGCGCAGCAGATCGGCCCGGGCCAACTCGGCCGGTAACGCCACGGCCCAATGCGCCGGGGTGGCGAGGCCCGTCTTCACGTCGACCCCGGCCGCCTGTCTGAACTGTGGCAGCAGCAGATCCCGATGCAGCGCGAGCACCGTGACCATCACCACCGGCACGACCCACGGGTACGACGATTGGACCGCCGCGACCGCCACCCCGAGGCCGAGCCCGGCCAGTACGACGACTTGGTTCGACATGTCGCCCGCGGCGGCCCGGTACGTCGTACCGCTGGAGAGCACGATCGCGTGCACGATCAGGGCGAAGTTGACCGCCCACCACAACGCGACGGCGCCGAGCACGACGAGCAGCGAGCTCCACCCGGTCGGCAGGCGTGGCACCTCGGTCAGTCCGCCCAGGCGCAGCACCGCGAACGCGGCGGCACTCGCGAGCACGAACGTCGCGGCGGAGAAGACCTTGCGGAAGATGACCCCATGGCTGAAGCCGCGGATCGACACATAGGTATAAGCCAGGACCGCGAGCGCGATGGCCAGGGACAGCGGTAGGAGTAGTAGGCCGGCGAAGACC
Encoded here:
- a CDS encoding GGDEF domain-containing protein — translated: MAIGDWAIWSLPRRALFYVLAVDLLALGVAALTTYVTWLRPHPHWQIDWPAFAMLAIASVLHLEFASGIERVRHRKESTAYTDLKSLWVFAGLLLLPLSLAIALAVLAYTYVSIRGFSHGVIFRKVFSAATFVLASAAAFAVLRLGGLTEVPRLPTGWSSLLVVLGAVALWWAVNFALIVHAIVLSSGTTYRAAAGDMSNQVVVLAGLGLGVAVAAVQSSYPWVVPVVMVTVLALHRDLLLPQFRQAAGVDVKTGLATPAHWAVALPAELARADLLRNTVGLLLLDLDHFKRINDEFGHPVGDRTLRAVADCLRSEVREGDLVARIGGDELAVLLPNTDGVELMEIAERVRLALAALVVPVADGGEVINGVPASIGIAVYPEVATTTDQLIVAADNALLTAKRSGRNMIITAAPAS